The following proteins come from a genomic window of Dreissena polymorpha isolate Duluth1 chromosome 1, UMN_Dpol_1.0, whole genome shotgun sequence:
- the LOC127839232 gene encoding nuclear receptor ROR-alpha B-like: protein MVAASGEIVEISATHNAPQSDSFPCDIISVEKKPRPQYKPSRPPLLPPCRVCGDRASGFHYGVNTCEACKGFFRRSICKTEPYVCYNGTQDCRIAPGKRTACSHCRYKRCLEVGMSKGAIKTGRYTHELRSKNILDVKMLEKQNGGDTVEADRVHDVSSFLSKHPDEDGERLDSIQRLILEETCGVLVSSNPW from the exons ATGGTTGCTGCTTCTGGTGAAATTGTAGAAATTAGTGCGACACATAACGCACCGCAGTCTGACTCTTTTCCTTGCGATATCATCTCCGTCGAGAAGAAGCCCCGACCTCAATACAAGCCGTCAAGACCTCCACTTCTTCCGCCGTGCCGGGTGTGCGGGGACAGAGCTTCCGGTTTCCATTATGGCGTGAATACATGCGAGGCATGTAAG GGTTTCTTTCGGCGAAGTATTTGTAAAACAGAGCCGTATGTGTGTTATAATGGAACACAGGACTGTCGGATCGCTCCCGGGAAGCGGACGGCGTGCTCTCACTGCCGCTACAAGCGCTGTCTGGAGGTGGGCATGTCAAAGGGGGCCATCAAAACCGGCAGGTACACGCACGAACTGCGCTCGAAAAATATCCTCGACGTTAAAATGTTGGAAAAGCAGAACGGTGGCGACACGGTGGAGGCAGATAGGGTTCATGATGTGTCATCGTTTCTTAGTAAACATCCCGATGAAGACGGCGAGAGACTCGACAGTATTCAGAGACTGATTCTTGAGGAGACATGCGGTGTACTTGTGTCTTCGAATCCCTGG